In a single window of the Gemmatimonadota bacterium genome:
- a CDS encoding nucleotidyltransferase domain-containing protein gives MSKRPIDLALRDLVAVGVVRRRDIGNQSLYQLNPHNALARHAVFKLFKGERTTIDEFFDTLRDLVEVDAESPPLWAGLFGSTAQATDQPDSDVDLAVVVGTETLVDPMLTRLSERSRKMFDRRFGRVLSPVVISQPQLRRLAAASSPLIEALRSARQVAGTESDFDRLLDDPR, from the coding sequence ATGTCGAAGCGTCCAATCGACCTCGCGCTGCGTGATCTGGTAGCGGTCGGCGTGGTCCGCCGGAGAGACATTGGCAACCAATCGCTCTATCAGCTCAACCCGCACAACGCCCTCGCCCGGCACGCGGTGTTCAAACTCTTCAAGGGTGAGCGGACAACCATCGATGAATTCTTTGACACTCTGCGGGACCTGGTGGAAGTCGATGCCGAATCACCACCGCTCTGGGCTGGCCTCTTCGGGAGCACGGCGCAGGCTACCGATCAGCCGGACAGTGATGTCGATCTTGCCGTGGTCGTCGGCACCGAAACGCTGGTCGATCCGATGCTGACCAGGCTCAGCGAACGGTCGCGCAAGATGTTCGACCGCCGTTTTGGGAGGGTGCTGTCACCGGTGGTGATAAGTCAGCCACAACTCAGGCGGCTCGCCGCGGCGTCGAGCCCATTGATCGAGGCACTTCGGTCGGCACGACAGGTCGCAGGCACGGAGTCGGATTTCGACCGCCTGCTCGATGACCCGCGCTGA
- a CDS encoding very short patch repair endonuclease — MLAGPVAVTPGRARTMASIRGKGNASTELRLAAALRLFRMSGWRRHLPLPGRPDFAWPGSKVAVFVDGCFWHGCPNCYQAPRHNPEFWKAKVEGNRRRDRRVARQLRACGWKVLRIWECRLGNAGTLSRLRRALGRS, encoded by the coding sequence ATGCTCGCGGGTCCGGTTGCTGTCACCCCTGGCCGCGCTCGGACCATGGCCTCGATCCGAGGCAAGGGGAACGCGAGCACCGAGCTTCGTTTGGCCGCCGCTTTGCGGTTGTTCAGGATGTCCGGCTGGCGTCGCCACCTCCCACTGCCCGGTAGGCCCGATTTCGCATGGCCGGGTTCCAAGGTCGCGGTTTTTGTTGATGGATGCTTCTGGCACGGATGCCCGAACTGCTATCAGGCGCCCCGACATAACCCGGAGTTCTGGAAGGCAAAGGTCGAAGGGAACAGACGACGCGATCGCCGTGTCGCGCGCCAGCTTCGGGCTTGCGGCTGGAAGGTCCTACGGATCTGGGAATGTCGACTAGGAAATGCCGGGACGCTTTCAAGGCTACGCCGAGCTCTGGGGCGAAGTTAG